In Lepus europaeus isolate LE1 chromosome 23, mLepTim1.pri, whole genome shotgun sequence, a single genomic region encodes these proteins:
- the HVCN1 gene encoding voltage-gated hydrogen channel 1 isoform X1, producing MAAWDEKGAGRGHGQDATMEAVSRRAKVGPGERMSKFLRHFTVVGDDYHSWNVNYKKWENEEEEEEEEEQPPAAQASCEEGGAADPEAAPAPAPRPPPDFRSSLRKLFSSHRFQVIVICLVVLDALLVLAELILDLKIIQPDKNNYAARVFHYMSIIILVSFLLEISLKIFVFRLEFFHHKFEILDAVVVVVSFILDIVLLFREHDFEALGLLILLRLWRVARIVNGIIISVKTRSERKLLRLKQMNIQLAAKVQHLEFSCSEKEQEIERLNKLLRQHGLLGEVN from the exons GGAGCCGGCAGAGGACACGGCCAAGACGCGACCATGGAG GCCGTCAGCCGCAGGGCCAAGGTGGGCCCTGGCGAGAGGATGAGCAAGTTCCTGAGACACTTCACCGTGGTGGGAGACGACTACCACAGCTGGAACGTCAACTACAAGAAGTGGGAGaacgaggaggaggaagaggaggaggaggagcagccgcctGCTGCACAGGCTTCCTGCGAGGAGGGTGGAGCTGCGGACCCCgaggccgcccccgcccctgcgCCCCGGCCCCCTCCCGACTTCAGGAGCTCCCTGAGGAAGCTCTTTAGCTCGCACAGGTTTCAG GTCATCGTCATCTGCCTGGTCGTCCTGGACGCATTGCTGGTGCTGGCCGAGCTCATCCTGGACCTGAAGATCATCCAGCCCGACAAGAACAACTACGCCGCCAGG GTGTTCCACTACATGAGCATCATCATCTTGGTCTCCTTTCTGCTGGAGATTTCCTTGAAGATATTTGTCTTCCGCCTGGAGTTCTTCCACCACAAGTTCGAAATCCTGGAtgccgtggtggtggtggtttcgTTCATCCTCGATATTGTCCTCCTGTTCCGGGAGCACGACTTTGAGGCTCTTGGCCTGTTGATTCTGCTCCGGCTCTGGCGGGTGGCCCGGATCGTCAATG GGATAATCATCTCGGTGAAGACACGTTCAGAACGGAAACTCCTACGGCTGAAACAGATGAATATCCAGCTGGCCGCCAAGGTCCAGCACCTCGAATTCAGCTGCTCCGAGAAG GAACAGGAAATCGAGAGACTCAACAAGCTCTTGAGACAACACGGACTTCTGGGCGAGGTGAACTAG
- the HVCN1 gene encoding voltage-gated hydrogen channel 1 isoform X4: MEAVSRRAKVGPGERMSKFLRHFTVVGDDYHSWNVNYKKWENEEEEEEEEEQPPAAQASCEEGGAADPEAAPAPAPRPPPDFRSSLRKLFSSHRFQVIVICLVVLDALLVLAELILDLKIIQPDKNNYAARVFHYMSIIILVSFLLEISLKIFVFRLEFFHHKFEILDAVVVVVSFILDIVLLFREHDFEALGLLILLRLWRVARIVNGIIISVKTRSERKLLRLKQMNIQLAAKVQHLEFSCSEKEQEIERLNKLLRQHGLLGEVN; the protein is encoded by the exons ATGGAG GCCGTCAGCCGCAGGGCCAAGGTGGGCCCTGGCGAGAGGATGAGCAAGTTCCTGAGACACTTCACCGTGGTGGGAGACGACTACCACAGCTGGAACGTCAACTACAAGAAGTGGGAGaacgaggaggaggaagaggaggaggaggagcagccgcctGCTGCACAGGCTTCCTGCGAGGAGGGTGGAGCTGCGGACCCCgaggccgcccccgcccctgcgCCCCGGCCCCCTCCCGACTTCAGGAGCTCCCTGAGGAAGCTCTTTAGCTCGCACAGGTTTCAG GTCATCGTCATCTGCCTGGTCGTCCTGGACGCATTGCTGGTGCTGGCCGAGCTCATCCTGGACCTGAAGATCATCCAGCCCGACAAGAACAACTACGCCGCCAGG GTGTTCCACTACATGAGCATCATCATCTTGGTCTCCTTTCTGCTGGAGATTTCCTTGAAGATATTTGTCTTCCGCCTGGAGTTCTTCCACCACAAGTTCGAAATCCTGGAtgccgtggtggtggtggtttcgTTCATCCTCGATATTGTCCTCCTGTTCCGGGAGCACGACTTTGAGGCTCTTGGCCTGTTGATTCTGCTCCGGCTCTGGCGGGTGGCCCGGATCGTCAATG GGATAATCATCTCGGTGAAGACACGTTCAGAACGGAAACTCCTACGGCTGAAACAGATGAATATCCAGCTGGCCGCCAAGGTCCAGCACCTCGAATTCAGCTGCTCCGAGAAG GAACAGGAAATCGAGAGACTCAACAAGCTCTTGAGACAACACGGACTTCTGGGCGAGGTGAACTAG
- the HVCN1 gene encoding voltage-gated hydrogen channel 1 isoform X2, with protein sequence MAAWDEKAVSRRAKVGPGERMSKFLRHFTVVGDDYHSWNVNYKKWENEEEEEEEEEQPPAAQASCEEGGAADPEAAPAPAPRPPPDFRSSLRKLFSSHRFQVIVICLVVLDALLVLAELILDLKIIQPDKNNYAARVFHYMSIIILVSFLLEISLKIFVFRLEFFHHKFEILDAVVVVVSFILDIVLLFREHDFEALGLLILLRLWRVARIVNGIIISVKTRSERKLLRLKQMNIQLAAKVQHLEFSCSEKEQEIERLNKLLRQHGLLGEVN encoded by the exons GCCGTCAGCCGCAGGGCCAAGGTGGGCCCTGGCGAGAGGATGAGCAAGTTCCTGAGACACTTCACCGTGGTGGGAGACGACTACCACAGCTGGAACGTCAACTACAAGAAGTGGGAGaacgaggaggaggaagaggaggaggaggagcagccgcctGCTGCACAGGCTTCCTGCGAGGAGGGTGGAGCTGCGGACCCCgaggccgcccccgcccctgcgCCCCGGCCCCCTCCCGACTTCAGGAGCTCCCTGAGGAAGCTCTTTAGCTCGCACAGGTTTCAG GTCATCGTCATCTGCCTGGTCGTCCTGGACGCATTGCTGGTGCTGGCCGAGCTCATCCTGGACCTGAAGATCATCCAGCCCGACAAGAACAACTACGCCGCCAGG GTGTTCCACTACATGAGCATCATCATCTTGGTCTCCTTTCTGCTGGAGATTTCCTTGAAGATATTTGTCTTCCGCCTGGAGTTCTTCCACCACAAGTTCGAAATCCTGGAtgccgtggtggtggtggtttcgTTCATCCTCGATATTGTCCTCCTGTTCCGGGAGCACGACTTTGAGGCTCTTGGCCTGTTGATTCTGCTCCGGCTCTGGCGGGTGGCCCGGATCGTCAATG GGATAATCATCTCGGTGAAGACACGTTCAGAACGGAAACTCCTACGGCTGAAACAGATGAATATCCAGCTGGCCGCCAAGGTCCAGCACCTCGAATTCAGCTGCTCCGAGAAG GAACAGGAAATCGAGAGACTCAACAAGCTCTTGAGACAACACGGACTTCTGGGCGAGGTGAACTAG
- the HVCN1 gene encoding voltage-gated hydrogen channel 1 isoform X3, translating into MSKFLRHFTVVGDDYHSWNVNYKKWENEEEEEEEEEQPPAAQASCEEGGAADPEAAPAPAPRPPPDFRSSLRKLFSSHRFQVIVICLVVLDALLVLAELILDLKIIQPDKNNYAARVFHYMSIIILVSFLLEISLKIFVFRLEFFHHKFEILDAVVVVVSFILDIVLLFREHDFEALGLLILLRLWRVARIVNGIIISVKTRSERKLLRLKQMNIQLAAKVQHLEFSCSEKEQEIERLNKLLRQHGLLGEVN; encoded by the exons ATGAGCAAGTTCCTGAGACACTTCACCGTGGTGGGAGACGACTACCACAGCTGGAACGTCAACTACAAGAAGTGGGAGaacgaggaggaggaagaggaggaggaggagcagccgcctGCTGCACAGGCTTCCTGCGAGGAGGGTGGAGCTGCGGACCCCgaggccgcccccgcccctgcgCCCCGGCCCCCTCCCGACTTCAGGAGCTCCCTGAGGAAGCTCTTTAGCTCGCACAGGTTTCAG GTCATCGTCATCTGCCTGGTCGTCCTGGACGCATTGCTGGTGCTGGCCGAGCTCATCCTGGACCTGAAGATCATCCAGCCCGACAAGAACAACTACGCCGCCAGG GTGTTCCACTACATGAGCATCATCATCTTGGTCTCCTTTCTGCTGGAGATTTCCTTGAAGATATTTGTCTTCCGCCTGGAGTTCTTCCACCACAAGTTCGAAATCCTGGAtgccgtggtggtggtggtttcgTTCATCCTCGATATTGTCCTCCTGTTCCGGGAGCACGACTTTGAGGCTCTTGGCCTGTTGATTCTGCTCCGGCTCTGGCGGGTGGCCCGGATCGTCAATG GGATAATCATCTCGGTGAAGACACGTTCAGAACGGAAACTCCTACGGCTGAAACAGATGAATATCCAGCTGGCCGCCAAGGTCCAGCACCTCGAATTCAGCTGCTCCGAGAAG GAACAGGAAATCGAGAGACTCAACAAGCTCTTGAGACAACACGGACTTCTGGGCGAGGTGAACTAG